The following proteins are co-located in the Solanum pennellii chromosome 8, SPENNV200 genome:
- the LOC107028168 gene encoding subtilisin-like protease SBT1.7 → MKIFFVIFATLACLSWHSMQSDLETYIVQVESPESQISTQSSRVDLESWYKSFLPKTIATAGSDEKSWLIYSYRNVMKGFAARLSAEQVKEMEKKSGFISAWPQRILSLHTTHTPSFLGLQQNVGLWRDSNYGKGVIIGVLDTRISPDHPSFSDEGMAPPPAKWKGKCESNFTTKCNNKLIGARTFPISSDSPIDEDGHGTHTASTSAGSFVKGANVYGNAEGTAVGIAPLAHLAIYKVCDSSGCADSDILAAMDATIDDGVDILSLSLGGSSIPFYNDPTALGAYSAAQRGILVSCSASNSGPYDSTLSNEAPWILTVGASTIDRKLKATVKLGNQQLFEGETTFSPKDHNSTFSPLFDPSLNATDFERPYCGPDTLSDPEIKGKIVVCKAGGGIPRIVKGKTVKDAGGVGMIIISTADDGFTIPADAHVLPALYITYKDGMEILDYMNSTSKPIARIAFQGTIIGDKHAPVVTAFSSRGPSIASPGILKPDIIGPGLNILAAWPTSIDNKTNTKSTFNIISSTSMSCPHLSGVAALLKSTHPAWSPAAIKSAIMTTANTVNLANDPILDERLLPANIFAIGAGHVNPSRANDPGLIYDTEFKDYLPYLCGLNYTNRQVGNLLQRKVECKEVKSIPEAQLNYPSFSIALGEISQTCTRTVTNVGEAKSSYSVEIASPPGVSVIVNPSTLEFSQLDQKLKYQVTFTKRDNSPNSGIAQGFMKWSSKKYSVRSPIAVVLQPTIGF, encoded by the coding sequence TGATGAAAGGCTTTGCAGCAAGATTATCAGCTGAGCAGGTGAAGGAAATGGAGAAGAAATCAGGATTTATATCTGCGTGGCCTCAGAGGATATTGTCTTTGCATACTACACATACTCCGAGTTTTCTTGGATTGCAACAGAACGTTGGCTTGTGGAGGGATTCCAACTATGGTAAAGGCGTGATCATTGGTGTTTTAGACACCAGGATTTCACCTGACCATCCTTCATTTAGCGATGAAGGAATGGCTCCTCCGCCTGCTAAATGGAAGGGTAAGTGTGAATCGAACTTCACAACAAAGTGCAACAACAAGCTCATTGGTGCGAGGACATTCCCAATAAGCAGTGATTCACCAATTGATGAGGATGGACATGGTACACATACGGCCAGCACATCTGCAGGAAGTTTTGTGAAAGGTGCAAATGTGTATGGGAACGCTGAAGGCACCGCGGTTGGGATTGCCCCTCTTGCTCACCTGGCCATTTATAAGGTCTGCGATTCATCTGGTTGCGCAGACAGTGACATTCTAGCTGCCATGGATGCAACTATTGATGATGGAGTAGATATCCTGTCCCTTTCCCTTGGTGGTAGCAGCATCCCATTCTATAATGATCCGACTGCACTCGGTGCCTATAGTGCAGCACAAAGAGGTATTCTTGTAAGTTGCTCTGCCAGTAATAGTGGTCCATATGATAGCACCTTATCAAATGAAGCTCCATGGATTCTGACAGTAGGTGCAAGCACTATTGACAGGAAACTCAAGGCCACTGTTAAGCTCGGAAACCAACAATTATTCGAGGGCGAAACAACTTTTAGTCCAAAGGATCACAATTCAACATTTTCACCTTTGTTTGATCCTTCACTGAATGCAACTGACTTTGAAAGACCTTATTGTGGACCAGATACTCTGAGTGACCCTGAAATTAAAGGCAAAATTGTTGTGTGCAAGGCAGGTGGTGGTATTCCCAGGATAGTAAAAGGAAAAACTGTAAAAGATGCCGGAGGTGTTGGCATGATTATCATTAGTACCGCTGATGATGGTTTCACTATACCTGCCGATGCTCACGTCCTTCCGGCTCTGTATATTACCTACAAAGATGGAATGGAAATTCTTGACTACATGAACTCAACGTCAAAACCAATTGCAAGAATCGCATTTCAAGGAACAATAATTGGGGATAAACATGCTCCGGTTGTTACTGCATTTTCTTCTAGGGGACCAAGTATAGCTAGTCCTGGAATCTTGAAGCCTGATATAATTGGTCCCGGTCTTAACATTCTTGCTGCTTGGCCTACCTCCATTGACAACAAAACAAACACAAAGTCTACCTTCAACATTATATCGAGCACTTCCATGTCTTGTCCACACCTCAGTGGAGTAGCAGCATTGCTGAAAAGCACACACCCGGCTTGGTCCCCTGCAGCTATCAAATCAGCAATCATGACAACCGCTAACACGGTGAACCTTGCCAATGATCCCATCTTAGATGAGAGGCTCCTCCCAGCTAACATCTTCGCGATCGGTGCAGGACATGTCAATCCATCGAGAGCTAATGATCCAGGACTAATCTACGACACCGAATTTAAGGACTACCTGCCTTACCTCTGCGGTTTGAATTACACAAATCGACAGGTTGGAAATCTCCTGCAACGCAAAGTGGAATGTAAGGAAGTGAAAAGCATTCCTGAAGCACAATTAAATTATCCTTCATTCTCCATCGCACTCGGAGAAATTTCTCAGACTTGTACGAGAACAGTGACTAACGTCGGGGAAGCTAAATCATCTTACAGTGTGGAAATAGCTTCCCCACCCGGAGTCTCTGTGATTGTTAATCCCTCTACTCTGGAATTCTCCCAGTTGGACCAGAAGTTGAAATACCAAGTGACATTTACGAAAAGAGATAATAGCCCAAACAGTGGCATTGCTCAAGGATTCATGAAATGGAGTAGTAAGAAGTACTCAGTAAGAAGCCCAATTGCAGTTGTGCTACAGCCTACAATTGGTTTctag